One Leptolyngbya ohadii IS1 genomic window carries:
- a CDS encoding YqhA family protein, giving the protein MNRLLLSSRYLVNLAVIAALVGAAAILIYGVIVLIHLMIELIQSRTFTSEAVKSITLSFIQLIDLLFLGVALYIIALGLYHLFIDTSLRLPRWLKIENFDELKIILLSVVIVILAINFTGVVVDWDGSAAILNLGLAIAAVIAGLGLIFYVRLIASHHTESGKTTGTQQSLEEHP; this is encoded by the coding sequence ATGAATCGTCTTCTATTGAGTAGCCGTTATCTGGTCAATCTGGCAGTGATCGCAGCCCTGGTGGGAGCGGCAGCTATTCTGATCTACGGTGTGATTGTATTAATTCATCTCATGATTGAGTTAATTCAGTCCCGTACCTTTACCAGCGAAGCAGTAAAAAGTATCACGCTGAGTTTCATTCAGCTGATTGATTTATTGTTTCTGGGGGTTGCCCTCTATATTATTGCTCTGGGTCTTTACCATCTGTTTATCGATACCTCCCTGCGTCTACCCCGCTGGCTTAAAATCGAGAACTTTGATGAGTTAAAAATTATCTTATTGAGTGTCGTCATTGTCATCTTAGCAATCAACTTTACGGGTGTTGTCGTGGATTGGGATGGAAGTGCTGCAATTTTGAATCTGGGGCTGGCGATCGCGGCGGTGATTGCAGGGCTGGGATTAATCTTCTACGTGCGCCTGATCGCCTCTCATCATACAGAATCAGGGAAAACGACTGGAACCCAGCAATCCCTGGAGGAGCATCCTTAA